From a region of the Chiloscyllium punctatum isolate Juve2018m chromosome 1, sChiPun1.3, whole genome shotgun sequence genome:
- the LOC140482723 gene encoding neurophysin 1-like — translation MQSVYLAVCLLCLICFTSACYINNCPVGGKRSIMDMEIRQCIPCGPGNRGHCFGASICCGEGFGCYIGTSETLRCQKEDYLLSPCEPSGRACGSNGGKCASSGICCTQESCVLDPICDTRSVFSSD, via the exons ATGCAGTCTGTCTACCTTGCTGTTTGCCTGCTCTGCCTCATCTGCTTCACTTCAGCTTGTTACATTAACAACTGCCCTGTAGGAGGCAAGCGATCGATCATGGACATGGAGATCAGACAG TGTATACCATGTGGTCCTGGTAACAGGGGCCATTGCTTTGGAGCCAGTATTTGCTGTGGAGAGGGGTTTGGCTGCTACATTGGAACCTCGGAGACCCTGAGGTGTCAGAAGGAAGATTACCTGCTGTCTCCTTGTGAACCCAGTGGCAGAGCCTGCGGCAGCAACGGCGGGAAATGTGCTTCATCTGGAATCTGCTGTACACAGG AGAGCTGTGTCCTGGATCCTATTTGTGATACAAGAAGTGTCTTCTCTTCAGATTAA